One genomic window of Sphingopyxis sp. OPL5 includes the following:
- a CDS encoding PLP-dependent aminotransferase family protein, translating into MPEVWVPDLSETPGAKYLAIADSIAAAVETGLLRAGDRLPPQRDLAARLGIDLTTVTKGYDQARQRGLIGARGRAGSFILPQDAIAAGPPPLDTGMNMPPEVVGGSLLAAWERTASALLRAPGAGGRLHYTPAGGRAADRAAGAAIFARLGLACSADAVIVTAGAQNALHAIVAATLQPGDVVACGAHIYSVFLQLARKAGLRLAPLAAMDADALEALCRTTKVAALYVVPTNDNPTTRTLDAGERRALAEVARRHGVRIIEDDAYGQLPEQAIAPLTSFAPELGTYVASCSKILSPALRVAHVRAPSVREALALAAEVHKSCVMAPPLDAALVTRWLEDGSYDRLVAETRAEAVARQGLAAEILPAGSYAAHPCGYHLWVPLPAGADQGRIAEALRGAGVTAIAADAFAAGEGGGAALRVSLGGAVTRAVLARGLTVLEMELAG; encoded by the coding sequence ATGCCTGAGGTATGGGTTCCCGACCTGAGCGAAACGCCGGGCGCCAAATATCTGGCGATCGCCGACAGCATCGCTGCGGCGGTCGAGACCGGGCTGCTGCGTGCGGGTGACCGCCTGCCGCCGCAGCGCGACCTGGCGGCGCGGCTGGGGATCGACCTGACCACCGTCACCAAGGGCTATGACCAGGCGCGCCAGCGCGGACTGATCGGAGCGCGTGGACGGGCGGGGAGCTTCATCCTGCCGCAGGATGCGATCGCGGCGGGGCCGCCGCCGCTCGACACCGGCATGAACATGCCGCCCGAGGTCGTGGGCGGATCGTTGCTTGCGGCGTGGGAGCGCACCGCGAGCGCGTTGCTGCGCGCGCCGGGTGCGGGCGGGCGATTGCACTACACACCGGCAGGCGGGCGCGCGGCTGACCGTGCGGCGGGCGCTGCGATTTTCGCGCGGCTGGGGCTGGCCTGTTCGGCCGACGCGGTGATCGTCACCGCGGGGGCGCAAAATGCGCTGCACGCGATCGTCGCGGCGACGTTGCAGCCCGGCGACGTGGTGGCGTGCGGGGCACATATCTATTCGGTGTTCCTGCAGCTGGCGCGCAAGGCGGGGCTGAGGCTTGCGCCGCTGGCGGCGATGGACGCCGACGCGCTGGAGGCGCTGTGCCGGACCACCAAAGTGGCGGCGCTCTATGTGGTGCCGACCAACGACAATCCGACGACACGCACGCTGGACGCCGGCGAGCGGCGGGCGCTGGCCGAGGTGGCGCGGCGGCACGGGGTGCGGATCATCGAGGATGACGCCTATGGCCAGCTTCCCGAGCAGGCGATCGCGCCACTGACCAGCTTCGCGCCCGAGTTGGGAACTTATGTCGCGAGTTGTTCGAAGATCCTGTCGCCGGCGCTGCGCGTCGCGCATGTGCGCGCGCCGTCGGTGCGTGAGGCGCTGGCGCTGGCCGCCGAGGTGCACAAGAGCTGCGTGATGGCGCCGCCGCTCGATGCCGCGCTGGTGACGCGCTGGCTGGAGGACGGCAGCTATGACCGGCTGGTCGCCGAGACGCGCGCCGAGGCGGTGGCGCGGCAGGGCCTTGCAGCGGAGATATTGCCCGCGGGCAGCTATGCGGCGCACCCCTGCGGCTATCATCTGTGGGTGCCCTTGCCCGCCGGGGCCGACCAGGGGCGGATTGCCGAGGCGCTGCGCGGTGCGGGGGTGACCGCGATCGCCGCCGATGCCTTTGCGGCGGGCGAGGGCGGTGGGGCGGCTTTGCGCGTGTCGCTGGGCGGCGCGGTAACGCGCGCGGTGCTAGCGCGCGGGCTGACAGTGCTGGAGATGGAATTGGCGGGGTAG
- a CDS encoding adenosine deaminase — protein MPDGFTSSDRAAFIAGLPKAELHLHVEGSLEPELMFTLAQRNGIAIPFASVDEVRAAYAFSNLQDFLDIYYQGMGVLIAEQDFYDLTAAYLARAHADNVRHVEIFFDPQGHTERGVAFETVIAGITRALDDAHARHGITSKLILCFLRHLSEVDAEATLDEALPWLGRIDGVGLDSSEVGHPPSKFARVFARARDLGLKIVAHAGEEGPPEYVHEALDILQVDRIDHGNRSLEDPALVNRLAAEGICLTVCPLSNLKLCVVDDLSAHPLRAMLDAGLVATVNSDDPSYFGGYVGANYQAVADALDLSKDDLVTLARNSFTGSFLEEADKAKHLAAIDAWA, from the coding sequence ATGCCTGACGGTTTCACGTCCAGCGACCGCGCCGCCTTCATCGCCGGCTTGCCCAAGGCCGAACTCCACCTCCATGTCGAGGGCAGCCTCGAACCCGAACTGATGTTCACCCTCGCGCAGCGCAACGGCATCGCGATCCCCTTTGCCAGCGTCGACGAGGTCAGGGCGGCTTATGCCTTCTCGAACCTCCAGGATTTCCTCGACATCTATTATCAGGGCATGGGCGTGCTGATCGCCGAGCAGGATTTTTACGACCTCACCGCCGCCTATCTGGCGCGCGCGCATGCCGACAATGTCCGCCACGTCGAAATCTTCTTTGACCCGCAGGGCCATACCGAACGCGGTGTCGCCTTCGAAACCGTCATCGCCGGCATCACCCGCGCCCTCGACGATGCCCACGCACGGCATGGCATCACCTCGAAACTCATCTTGTGCTTCCTCCGCCACCTCAGCGAAGTCGATGCAGAGGCGACCCTCGACGAAGCGCTGCCCTGGCTGGGCCGCATCGACGGTGTCGGCCTCGACAGCTCCGAAGTCGGCCACCCGCCCTCGAAGTTCGCGCGCGTCTTCGCCCGCGCCCGCGACCTCGGCCTGAAAATCGTCGCCCACGCCGGCGAGGAGGGACCGCCCGAATATGTCCATGAAGCGCTCGACATCCTCCAGGTCGACCGCATCGACCACGGCAACCGCAGCCTCGAAGACCCCGCGCTCGTCAACCGTCTCGCGGCCGAAGGCATCTGCCTCACCGTCTGCCCGCTCTCGAACCTCAAGCTCTGCGTCGTCGACGACCTCAGCGCCCACCCGCTCAGGGCGATGCTCGATGCGGGGCTCGTCGCGACGGTGAACAGCGACGACCCCAGCTATTTCGGCGGCTATGTCGGCGCCAATTATCAGGCGGTCGCCGACGCGCTCGACCTGTCGAAGGACGATCTGGTCACCCTTGCGCGCAACAGCTTCACCGGCTCATTCCTGGAAGAGGCCGACAAAGCGAAGCACCTCGCCGCGATCGACGCCTGGGCCTAA
- a CDS encoding DUF983 domain-containing protein — MTGELEGRDKWRWIYRAGLHGLCPRCGEGKMFRRWLKVADHCDTCGLDYDFATPDDGPAFFSLCFVAFPLLFLVVWFEVALNPPWWVHLLTSLPLMIVPCLLMLHPIKGWLVASQYVNKAQEAGTGALWAELNARAKREATSDGDA; from the coding sequence ATGACCGGCGAGCTTGAGGGTCGCGACAAATGGCGGTGGATCTATCGGGCGGGGCTGCATGGGCTGTGCCCGCGGTGCGGCGAGGGAAAGATGTTCCGGCGCTGGCTGAAAGTCGCCGACCATTGCGACACGTGCGGGCTCGATTATGATTTCGCGACGCCCGACGACGGCCCGGCGTTCTTCTCGCTGTGCTTCGTCGCCTTTCCCTTGCTGTTCCTCGTCGTGTGGTTCGAGGTCGCGCTGAACCCGCCGTGGTGGGTGCATCTGTTGACCTCGTTGCCGCTGATGATCGTGCCGTGCCTGCTGATGTTGCACCCGATCAAGGGCTGGCTCGTCGCGTCGCAATATGTGAACAAGGCGCAGGAAGCGGGGACCGGCGCACTGTGGGCCGAGCTGAACGCGCGGGCGAAACGGGAGGCGACGAGCGACGGCGATGCCTGA
- a CDS encoding phosphoribosyltransferase — MTTDKIFLSANDLLADSLRLGMQVIDSGFRPTHLVGIWRGGAPVGIAVQELLDYHGQHCDHIAIRTSSYHGIDKQDAEVKVFALGYLIDTLDPEDRLLIIDDVFDSGRSIRAFVAELKARCRHNMPRDIRIATVYYKPRRNVTDLRPDFFVHETDQWLIFPHEIDGLTIEEIRRHKPEAAIILREEGNSNA; from the coding sequence ATGACCACCGACAAGATTTTCCTCAGCGCCAACGACCTCCTCGCCGATTCGCTCCGGCTCGGCATGCAGGTCATCGACAGCGGCTTCCGCCCGACACATCTCGTCGGCATCTGGCGCGGCGGGGCGCCGGTCGGCATCGCGGTGCAGGAACTGCTCGATTATCATGGCCAGCATTGCGACCATATCGCGATCCGGACCTCCTCCTACCACGGCATCGACAAACAGGACGCCGAGGTCAAAGTCTTCGCGCTCGGCTATCTCATCGACACCCTCGACCCCGAGGACCGGCTGCTCATCATCGACGACGTCTTCGACAGCGGGCGCAGCATCCGCGCCTTCGTCGCCGAACTCAAGGCGCGCTGCCGTCACAACATGCCGCGCGACATCCGCATCGCCACCGTCTATTATAAACCGCGCCGCAACGTCACCGATCTCCGCCCCGATTTCTTCGTCCATGAAACCGACCAGTGGCTGATCTTCCCGCACGAGATCGACGGGCTGACGATCGAGGAAATCCGCCGCCACAAGCCCGAGGCGGCGATCATCCTGCGCGAGGAGGGAAACAGCAATGCCTGA
- a CDS encoding DMT family transporter produces the protein MRVRDFLLLVAVCLIWAFNNVLSKIIVDSWAIPPLFYAALRFAVVAAVMLPWLLPMPRPAWRIVAIALCLGGGSFALLFVGLQTTSPSSAAIVLQMGVPFTMLLSVLILGERIHWRRGLGIALTLVGVLIVTWRPGFALSTGLWLIAASAFSGAAGAVLMKQVDNVAPFRFQAWVGLVSVTALGFASAAFEQGQLAAALAVGWPFLVAVLFTALIVSVGAHSVYYHLIDRYEANLLAPLTLMTPLATIGFGVWITHDHFDLRMAIGGGLAMVGVLIVAIRRKPATALLVEREVR, from the coding sequence GTGCGCGTCCGCGATTTCCTCCTCCTCGTTGCGGTTTGCCTGATCTGGGCGTTCAACAATGTGCTGAGCAAGATCATCGTCGACAGCTGGGCGATTCCGCCGCTTTTCTATGCGGCGCTGCGCTTCGCCGTGGTCGCGGCGGTGATGCTGCCCTGGCTGCTGCCGATGCCGCGCCCGGCCTGGCGGATCGTCGCCATCGCTTTGTGCCTGGGCGGCGGCAGTTTCGCGCTTTTGTTCGTCGGACTACAAACGACCTCGCCGTCCTCGGCGGCGATCGTGCTGCAGATGGGGGTGCCCTTCACGATGCTGCTGTCGGTGCTGATCCTCGGCGAGCGCATCCACTGGCGGCGCGGGCTGGGGATCGCGCTGACGCTCGTCGGCGTGCTGATCGTCACCTGGCGTCCCGGCTTCGCGCTGTCGACGGGGCTGTGGCTGATCGCCGCCTCGGCCTTTTCGGGCGCCGCCGGGGCGGTGCTGATGAAGCAGGTCGACAATGTCGCGCCGTTCCGTTTTCAGGCGTGGGTGGGACTGGTATCGGTGACCGCGCTGGGCTTCGCGTCGGCGGCTTTCGAGCAGGGGCAACTGGCGGCGGCGCTGGCGGTCGGCTGGCCCTTCCTCGTCGCGGTGCTGTTCACCGCGCTGATCGTCTCGGTTGGCGCGCATTCGGTCTATTATCACCTGATCGACCGCTATGAGGCCAATCTGCTCGCGCCGCTGACGCTGATGACGCCGCTGGCAACGATCGGGTTCGGGGTGTGGATCACCCACGATCATTTCGACCTGCGCATGGCGATCGGCGGCGGGCTGGCGATGGTCGGGGTGCTGATCGTGGCGATCCGGCGCAAGCCGGCGACCGCGTTGCTGGTCGAGCGCGAGGTGCGCTGA
- a CDS encoding DHA2 family efflux MFS transporter permease subunit, translating to MASAAATAILSDEPAPLTGVRLFAAAFALALANFVVVLDTTIANVSVPHIAGGLAVSPTQGTWVITSYAVADAISVPLTGWLAMRFGTVRWFLYSIVGFGIFSFLCGISQTLDGLIVFRILQGLSGGPLMPLSQILLLRIFPKEKAGIGLAIWAMTTTTAPILGPILGGLISDNWSWPWIFFINLPVVALCFFGVGSLLRPFETEKAKARIDTVGLILLVLSVGAFQLMLDTGREHDWFGSTWIVTLAIVAAIAFAAFVIWELTDENPVVDLRVFRFRGFSFATIAISLGFGAFFSQVVLTPLWLQQVAGYTATETGYVVAWIGVFAVLLSPVAAGLIGKIDIRISISAGIMWMAFVSILRASWNADVDYWTLALPHLLQGMGMPFFFVGLTALALSSVPPDKQTSAAGLMSFLRTLSGAMGTAIATSAWDSQNRVARSELVSHMNDTGGAMDQLQRAGLSLEQARAAIERMVDVQAGTIGVLHLFLAAGVVFVIAAIAVWCAPLPKQVSMGASH from the coding sequence GTGGCTAGCGCCGCCGCCACCGCCATCCTGTCCGACGAACCCGCGCCGCTGACGGGCGTGCGCCTGTTCGCGGCGGCGTTCGCGCTGGCGCTTGCCAATTTCGTCGTCGTGCTCGACACCACCATCGCCAACGTGTCGGTGCCGCATATCGCGGGCGGGCTGGCAGTGTCGCCGACGCAGGGGACGTGGGTCATCACCAGCTATGCGGTGGCCGACGCGATCAGTGTGCCGCTGACCGGCTGGCTCGCGATGCGTTTCGGCACGGTGCGCTGGTTCCTCTATTCGATCGTCGGCTTCGGCATTTTCTCCTTCCTTTGCGGTATATCGCAGACCCTCGACGGACTGATCGTCTTCCGCATTCTGCAGGGGCTGTCGGGCGGTCCGCTGATGCCGCTGTCGCAGATCTTGCTGCTGCGTATCTTTCCCAAGGAGAAGGCAGGGATCGGCCTCGCGATCTGGGCGATGACGACGACGACGGCGCCGATCCTCGGGCCGATCCTCGGCGGGCTGATCAGCGACAATTGGAGCTGGCCGTGGATCTTTTTCATCAACCTGCCGGTGGTCGCGCTCTGTTTCTTCGGGGTCGGGAGCCTGTTGCGGCCGTTCGAAACCGAAAAAGCCAAGGCGCGGATCGACACGGTCGGGCTGATCCTACTCGTGCTGTCGGTCGGCGCCTTCCAGTTGATGCTCGACACCGGGCGCGAGCATGACTGGTTCGGATCGACATGGATCGTGACGCTGGCGATCGTCGCCGCGATCGCGTTCGCCGCTTTTGTCATCTGGGAACTGACCGACGAAAATCCGGTCGTCGACCTGCGCGTCTTTCGGTTCCGGGGATTCAGTTTCGCGACGATCGCGATCTCGCTGGGGTTTGGCGCCTTTTTTTCCCAGGTCGTGCTGACCCCGCTGTGGCTGCAGCAGGTGGCGGGCTATACCGCGACCGAGACCGGCTATGTCGTCGCGTGGATCGGGGTGTTCGCGGTCTTGCTGTCGCCGGTGGCGGCGGGGCTGATCGGCAAGATCGACATTCGCATTTCGATCAGCGCCGGCATCATGTGGATGGCGTTCGTGTCGATCCTGCGCGCGAGCTGGAACGCCGATGTCGACTATTGGACGCTCGCGCTGCCGCATTTGTTGCAGGGCATGGGCATGCCCTTTTTCTTCGTCGGGCTGACCGCACTCGCGCTGTCGAGCGTGCCGCCTGACAAGCAGACGTCGGCGGCCGGGCTGATGAGTTTCCTGCGTACCTTGTCGGGGGCGATGGGGACGGCGATCGCGACGTCGGCGTGGGACAGCCAGAACCGCGTCGCGCGGTCCGAACTGGTGAGCCATATGAACGACACCGGCGGCGCGATGGATCAGTTGCAGCGCGCCGGGCTGAGCCTCGAACAGGCGCGCGCGGCGATCGAGCGGATGGTCGATGTGCAGGCGGGCACGATCGGGGTACTGCACCTGTTCCTCGCCGCTGGGGTGGTGTTTGTCATCGCTGCGATCGCGGTTTGGTGCGCACCGCTGCCCAAGCAGGTGTCGATGGGCGCCTCGCACTGA
- a CDS encoding endonuclease/exonuclease/phosphatase family protein — protein sequence MTPRYAQMILIACGASLLAACGPKPPLRMMSCAAAPAMPVRTESESRTATLSVLTYNLEGLGWPARKGRARELAEIGSRLAAMHAAGTAPDVVLFQEMFSPAAKRAVAASGYPAIVPGPRRTDSPSAANGRMPGTAKPLRGEVGLRLLGGGLAIASRYPIVATETDAFGRRACAGLDCLANKGVMLARVHLPGVPGPIDIYNTHMNSREASGVAETRNLEAHARQAVAASDFIARTQAPESALIFGGDFNMRHSEARWEGFSAHHPLTLVHEVCIDPAAGCTVALSWDGDAPWMDTQDLQFFANGERLTIRPLRAEAMFDGRPDSPRLSDHDGFLVTYELRWPAATGAAPVPAC from the coding sequence ATGACCCCCCGTTATGCCCAGATGATCCTGATCGCGTGCGGCGCATCGCTGCTCGCCGCCTGCGGCCCCAAGCCGCCGCTGCGTATGATGTCCTGCGCGGCGGCCCCCGCGATGCCGGTCCGGACCGAGAGCGAAAGCCGGACCGCGACGCTGTCGGTGCTGACCTATAATCTGGAAGGGCTGGGCTGGCCGGCGCGCAAGGGACGCGCGCGCGAACTGGCCGAGATCGGGTCGCGGCTGGCGGCGATGCACGCGGCGGGCACCGCGCCCGACGTCGTGCTGTTCCAGGAGATGTTCAGCCCCGCCGCGAAGCGTGCGGTCGCCGCGAGCGGCTATCCCGCGATCGTGCCCGGCCCGCGGCGCACCGATTCGCCCTCCGCCGCGAACGGGCGGATGCCGGGGACGGCGAAGCCGCTGAGGGGTGAGGTCGGCCTTCGCCTGCTCGGCGGCGGGCTCGCCATCGCGTCGCGCTACCCGATCGTCGCGACCGAGACCGACGCTTTTGGCCGGCGCGCCTGTGCGGGACTCGATTGCCTCGCGAACAAGGGCGTCATGCTCGCGCGCGTCCACCTGCCCGGGGTGCCGGGACCGATCGACATCTATAACACGCATATGAATTCGCGCGAGGCGTCGGGGGTCGCCGAAACGCGCAATCTGGAAGCGCATGCGCGTCAGGCGGTCGCGGCGTCGGACTTCATCGCGCGGACGCAGGCGCCCGAGAGTGCGTTGATCTTTGGCGGCGATTTCAACATGCGCCATTCGGAGGCGCGGTGGGAGGGGTTTTCCGCGCATCACCCGCTGACTCTCGTGCACGAGGTCTGCATCGACCCCGCGGCGGGATGCACGGTCGCGCTGTCGTGGGACGGCGACGCGCCGTGGATGGATACGCAGGACCTGCAGTTTTTCGCGAACGGCGAGCGGCTGACGATCCGGCCGCTGCGCGCCGAGGCGATGTTCGACGGCCGTCCGGACAGCCCGCGATTGTCGGATCATGACGGCTTTCTCGTTACCTATGAACTGCGCTGGCCCGCGGCGACGGGGGCGGCGCCCGTTCCCGCCTGCTGA
- a CDS encoding rod shape-determining protein — translation MSFFHRFGQGFGSSAHDMAIDLGTVNTVVYARGQGIVLNEPSVVALETRDGVRRVKVVGNDAKLMMGKTPGNIETIRPLRDGVIADIDVAEQMIKYFIDKVLGGPSRLRRRSHVVICVPSGSTMVERRAIRDAASNAGAVSVQLIEEALAAAIGAGLQVAEPRGAMVVDIGGGTTEVAVLSLSGIAYSNSARVGGDKMDEMISSYIRRKHNLMIGEMTAERVKLAIGCATPPDGDGTVISVKGRDLVNGRPAEIRVSEVEIAEALAEPVGQIVSAVRAALEQTPPELSADIIDEGITLTGGGALLGRMDQAIAQATGLDVKVAKDALTCVATGAGMAFEDPAYHGVLIAG, via the coding sequence ATGAGTTTTTTCCATCGTTTCGGCCAAGGTTTCGGCAGTTCCGCGCACGACATGGCCATCGACCTCGGTACCGTGAACACCGTCGTTTATGCCCGCGGCCAGGGCATCGTGCTCAACGAACCTTCGGTGGTCGCGCTTGAAACGCGCGATGGCGTGCGGCGGGTCAAGGTCGTCGGCAACGACGCCAAGCTGATGATGGGCAAGACCCCCGGCAATATTGAGACGATCCGGCCGCTGCGCGACGGTGTGATCGCCGACATCGACGTCGCCGAGCAGATGATTAAATATTTCATCGACAAGGTGCTCGGCGGCCCGAGCCGACTGCGCCGCCGCAGCCATGTCGTGATCTGCGTCCCGTCGGGGTCGACGATGGTCGAGCGCCGCGCGATCCGCGATGCGGCGAGCAACGCCGGCGCGGTGTCGGTGCAACTGATTGAGGAGGCACTGGCCGCCGCGATCGGCGCTGGGCTGCAGGTTGCCGAGCCGCGCGGAGCGATGGTGGTCGACATCGGCGGCGGGACGACCGAGGTCGCGGTGCTGTCGCTGAGCGGCATCGCGTACAGCAATTCGGCGCGCGTCGGCGGCGACAAGATGGACGAGATGATCTCGTCCTACATCCGCCGCAAACATAATCTGATGATCGGCGAGATGACCGCCGAGCGCGTCAAGCTGGCGATCGGCTGCGCCACCCCGCCCGACGGCGACGGCACGGTGATCAGCGTCAAGGGCCGCGATCTCGTCAACGGCCGTCCCGCCGAAATCCGCGTGTCGGAGGTCGAGATCGCCGAGGCGCTCGCCGAGCCGGTCGGCCAGATCGTCAGCGCGGTGCGCGCCGCGCTGGAACAGACCCCGCCCGAATTGTCGGCCGACATCATCGACGAAGGCATCACCCTGACCGGCGGCGGCGCCTTGCTCGGCCGGATGGACCAGGCGATCGCGCAGGCGACCGGGCTCGACGTCAAGGTCGCCAAGGACGCGCTGACCTGTGTGGCGACCGGCGCTGGAATGGCGTTCGAGGACCCCGCTTACCATGGGGTGCTGATCGCGGGGTGA